From one Bacteroides intestinalis DSM 17393 genomic stretch:
- a CDS encoding VOC family protein gives MEIKAKFDHFNINVTDLERSIAFYEKALGLKEHHRKEALNGSFTLVYLTDNSTGFLLELTCLKDHPQAYELGENESHLCFRVAGDYEAIHQYHKEMGWVCFENTAMGLYFIHDPDDYWIEVLPAK, from the coding sequence GTGGAAATAAAAGCTAAATTCGATCATTTTAATATCAACGTCACCGATCTGGAACGTAGTATTGCTTTCTATGAAAAAGCATTGGGATTGAAAGAACATCACCGTAAAGAAGCCTTGAACGGCTCTTTCACGCTGGTTTACCTGACAGACAACAGCACAGGTTTCCTTCTGGAACTGACTTGTCTGAAAGATCATCCTCAAGCCTATGAACTTGGAGAGAACGAAAGCCATTTATGCTTCCGTGTTGCCGGTGATTATGAGGCTATTCACCAATACCATAAAGAAATGGGTTGGGTATGCTTTGAAAATACAGCTATGGGATTATACTTCATCCATGATCCGGACGATTACTGGATAGAAGTACTTCCAGCAAAATAG
- a CDS encoding DUF4468 domain-containing protein, with protein MKNLTHLLFVLLCICLPVAVHAQKDKDKDDDDSKYLAGAVPEVDGKVVFTKEFSIPGMSQEEIFNRMQKWMEARLKKNENNSRVVYTNPEEGQIVGTGEEWIVFSSSALSLDRTKILYQLSVVCAPEKCTMEVEKIRFNYREGKEKYTAEEWIVDKYALNKAQTKLVRGLAKWRRKTVNFVDDLALGAAKALSASTAKKAAETEQPEAKKEEKSAVSSGPIVITPKTEVEVKTPAETTKVTVVPATPLTPATPVASGTMPGYKEVAPDQLPTNAIQMGAGKLVLVIGTDAFNMTMMTANAGGSLGKSSGKPVIFSFLSPDQPYEQMEAAETYTVRFYPANQTEPSVVLECKKMPSQAPMEGQPRMYVGEILKAFVK; from the coding sequence ATGAAAAATTTGACACACCTCCTTTTTGTACTCTTATGTATTTGCCTGCCTGTTGCAGTACATGCTCAAAAAGACAAGGACAAAGACGATGACGACAGCAAGTACCTGGCAGGAGCAGTACCCGAAGTAGATGGAAAAGTTGTATTTACCAAAGAATTCAGTATTCCTGGCATGTCTCAGGAAGAGATCTTCAACCGCATGCAGAAATGGATGGAAGCACGGCTGAAAAAGAATGAGAATAACAGCCGCGTAGTCTATACGAACCCGGAAGAAGGGCAAATAGTAGGTACGGGAGAAGAATGGATTGTATTCAGCTCAAGTGCACTCTCACTGGACCGTACAAAGATACTCTACCAACTGTCCGTGGTTTGTGCACCCGAGAAGTGTACAATGGAAGTTGAAAAGATTCGTTTCAATTACCGTGAAGGAAAAGAGAAGTATACAGCAGAGGAATGGATCGTAGACAAATATGCACTGAATAAGGCTCAAACCAAATTGGTGCGCGGACTTGCTAAATGGCGCAGAAAAACAGTCAACTTTGTAGATGACCTCGCTCTTGGAGCAGCAAAAGCCCTTAGTGCAAGTACTGCCAAGAAAGCAGCCGAAACAGAACAACCGGAAGCTAAGAAAGAGGAAAAGAGTGCTGTTAGCTCAGGTCCGATAGTGATTACTCCTAAGACAGAAGTAGAAGTAAAAACTCCGGCTGAAACAACCAAAGTAACCGTTGTACCTGCTACCCCGCTTACTCCGGCCACTCCTGTTGCTTCTGGTACAATGCCCGGCTATAAAGAAGTAGCTCCGGATCAACTGCCGACAAATGCTATCCAAATGGGTGCAGGCAAATTAGTACTTGTAATTGGTACAGATGCTTTCAATATGACCATGATGACAGCTAATGCAGGTGGTTCATTGGGAAAATCCTCAGGTAAGCCTGTTATCTTCAGTTTCCTTTCACCTGATCAACCTTACGAACAGATGGAAGCTGCTGAAACTTACACCGTTCGCTTCTATCCGGCAAACCAGACAGAACCTTCAGTTGTTCTGGAATGTAAGAAGATGCCTTCACAGGCTCCTATGGAAGGTCAGCCACGCATGTATGTAGGCGAAATTCTAAAGGCATTCGTAAAATAA
- a CDS encoding class I SAM-dependent methyltransferase, with protein sequence MNTTLLTADKDPMGAAIADYYKRHKAERLRVFSSQFDEDEIPVKELFRTEKQMPLLERTALQLATGKILDVGAGSGCHSLTLQEAGKEVHAIDISPLSVEVMQQRGVRHATLLNLFDEHFRETYDTILMLMNGSGIIGKLENLPAFFKRMKQLLQPGGCIFMDSSDLRYLFEEEDGSFVIDLAGDYYGEVDFQMQYKDILGESFDWLYIDFQTLSLYAAENGFQAELIKEGKHYNYLAKLTLK encoded by the coding sequence ATGAACACTACGCTGCTTACTGCTGATAAAGACCCGATGGGTGCTGCTATTGCCGATTATTATAAACGACACAAGGCCGAACGGCTACGGGTTTTCTCCTCACAGTTCGATGAGGATGAAATTCCGGTAAAGGAACTTTTTCGTACGGAAAAGCAGATGCCTCTTCTGGAACGTACCGCCCTGCAACTGGCTACGGGAAAGATTCTGGATGTGGGAGCCGGAAGCGGTTGCCACAGCCTTACCTTGCAGGAAGCAGGCAAAGAGGTACATGCCATTGATATTTCGCCGCTTTCAGTAGAAGTTATGCAACAACGCGGCGTACGGCATGCCACATTGCTCAATCTGTTCGATGAGCATTTCCGTGAGACATACGACACGATATTAATGTTGATGAACGGTTCGGGAATCATCGGCAAACTGGAAAATCTGCCTGCCTTCTTCAAAAGGATGAAGCAATTGCTACAACCCGGTGGCTGTATCTTTATGGATTCCAGTGATCTGCGCTATCTGTTTGAGGAAGAAGACGGAAGTTTTGTGATCGACCTGGCAGGTGACTATTATGGAGAAGTAGACTTCCAGATGCAATATAAGGATATCTTGGGAGAGTCATTCGACTGGCTTTACATTGATTTCCAGACACTCAGTCTTTATGCAGCCGAAAATGGTTTCCAAGCGGAGTTGATAAAAGAAGGAAAGCACTACAATTATTTAGCCAAGTTGACCTTAAAATAA
- a CDS encoding TlpA family protein disulfide reductase, which produces MKVVKSLMFILFVLCGLSGKAQEVAADSTGYIVRVGEMAPNFTITLTDGKKVTLSELRGKVVMLQFTASWCGVCRKEMPFIEKDIWLKHKDNSAFALIGIDRDEPLDKVIAFGKSTGITYPLGLDPGADIFAKYALRNAGITRNVLIDKDGRIVMLTRLYNEKEFAALTKKIDEMLLKK; this is translated from the coding sequence ATGAAAGTAGTAAAGAGTTTGATGTTTATCCTGTTTGTCCTTTGTGGTTTATCGGGCAAAGCGCAGGAAGTAGCTGCCGATAGCACCGGTTACATTGTAAGAGTAGGGGAGATGGCTCCCAACTTTACCATTACCCTGACAGATGGTAAGAAAGTTACCCTTTCCGAACTCCGTGGAAAAGTGGTGATGTTACAATTCACTGCCAGTTGGTGTGGCGTATGCCGCAAAGAAATGCCTTTTATAGAAAAGGATATCTGGTTGAAACACAAAGATAATTCTGCATTTGCCCTTATCGGTATAGACCGTGATGAACCGTTGGACAAAGTGATTGCATTCGGTAAGTCGACTGGCATTACTTATCCCTTGGGCTTAGATCCAGGTGCAGATATTTTTGCCAAATATGCGCTTCGCAATGCCGGAATTACCCGCAATGTACTGATTGATAAAGACGGACGCATCGTAATGCTGACCCGCCTGTACAATGAGAAGGAATTTGCTGCATTAACGAAGAAGATTGACGAAATGCTGTTAAAGAAATAA
- a CDS encoding MBL fold metallo-hydrolase — MKLDYIYHSGFAIEADGVTVIIDYYKDSSETEYNKGIVHDYLLGRPGELYVISSHFHPDHFNREVLLWKAERPDIHYIFSKDILKHRRATREDATYINKGDVYEDPNIRIEAFGSTDVGISFLIDLQGVRLFHAGDLNNWHWSEESTPQEIRKAEGDFLAEVKCLQQTAPSVDVAMFPVDNRIGKDYMRGAEQFVERIKTTIFVPMHFSEEYKGGNAFREFAESKGCRFLSITHRGESFDINQ, encoded by the coding sequence ATGAAACTTGATTACATTTACCATAGCGGCTTCGCAATTGAAGCGGACGGAGTGACGGTCATTATCGATTACTACAAAGATTCCTCTGAAACGGAATATAATAAAGGTATCGTTCATGACTATCTGTTGGGAAGACCCGGAGAACTATATGTGATCTCTTCTCATTTTCACCCTGACCACTTTAATCGCGAAGTTCTTTTATGGAAAGCCGAGCGCCCGGATATTCACTATATCTTCTCCAAGGACATCCTGAAACATCGTCGTGCCACGCGCGAGGATGCCACCTATATAAATAAAGGGGATGTGTACGAAGACCCGAATATCCGTATCGAAGCATTCGGTTCCACGGATGTAGGTATCTCTTTTCTCATTGACCTGCAAGGTGTCCGGCTCTTCCATGCCGGAGACTTGAATAACTGGCATTGGAGCGAAGAATCCACTCCGCAGGAAATCCGGAAAGCGGAAGGTGACTTCCTTGCCGAAGTGAAATGCCTTCAGCAAACCGCCCCATCGGTAGATGTAGCCATGTTTCCAGTGGACAACCGCATCGGAAAAGATTATATGAGAGGTGCGGAACAATTCGTGGAACGGATAAAAACTACTATCTTTGTACCTATGCACTTCAGCGAGGAATACAAAGGCGGAAATGCTTTCCGGGAGTTTGCCGAAAGCAAAGGTTGCCGTTTCTTGTCCATAACCCACCGGGGTGAAAGTTTTGATATTAATCAATAA
- a CDS encoding SLC13 family permease produces MYITLIILFLSAIFFMSGKVRSDLVALCALVLLIIFGILTPEEALTGFSNSVVIMMIGLFVVGGAIFQTGLAKMISSRILKLAGDSELKLFVLIVLVTAFIGAFVSNTGTVALMLPIVVSMAMGTQINVSRLLMPLAFASSMGGMMTLIGTPPNLVIQEALTSAGYTPLTFFSFTPVGLVCVAVGLIILIPLSKIFLTKKGDKDRKGKKNKSLKELAGEYQLFQNLCRVQVESKSPLTGKTIQELSIPQRYNVGIMEVRRQSSSSRRHFFKTMSQEMAAADTVIQENDILYVLGDFTNVEHFAEENTLKLLDTHAAEGTVEAKSEELEFTEIGIAEIVLMPASNLVNKPVKDSGFREKYGVNILGIQRKRQYILKNLKDEKMHSGDVLLVQGTWENIARLSEDPSDWVVLGQPLAEAAKVTLNHKAPVAAIIMLGMVVMMMFDFIPIAPVTAVMIAGLLMVLTGCFRNVEAAYKTINWESIVLIAAMMPMSLALEKTGASNLVSQSLVNGLGSYGPYILLAGIYFTTSLMTMFISNTATAVLLAPIALQAAIQLDLSPYPFLFAVTVAASMCFASPFSTPPNALVMPAGRYTFMDYVKVGLPLQIIMGIVMIFMLPLLFPF; encoded by the coding sequence ATGTATATTACTCTCATTATTTTATTCCTATCTGCGATATTCTTTATGAGTGGCAAAGTGCGTTCGGATTTAGTTGCGCTTTGTGCTCTGGTGTTACTAATTATATTCGGTATCCTGACCCCGGAAGAAGCATTGACAGGCTTCTCTAACTCCGTTGTTATAATGATGATAGGATTGTTCGTTGTGGGCGGTGCTATCTTTCAGACGGGATTGGCAAAGATGATAAGTAGTCGTATCCTGAAGTTGGCTGGTGACAGTGAGTTGAAACTTTTCGTTCTTATTGTATTGGTGACTGCCTTTATCGGTGCTTTTGTCAGCAATACCGGAACAGTAGCTTTGATGCTTCCCATTGTAGTCAGTATGGCTATGGGGACGCAGATCAATGTCAGCCGACTGTTGATGCCGCTTGCGTTTGCCAGTAGCATGGGAGGTATGATGACGCTTATCGGTACACCGCCGAACCTTGTAATTCAAGAAGCATTGACCTCTGCAGGATATACACCTCTTACATTTTTTTCGTTTACTCCTGTAGGATTGGTTTGTGTGGCTGTCGGATTGATAATCTTAATTCCATTGAGTAAAATTTTCCTGACTAAGAAAGGTGACAAGGATCGTAAGGGTAAAAAGAACAAATCGCTGAAAGAACTGGCGGGAGAGTACCAACTATTTCAGAATTTGTGTCGGGTGCAGGTCGAAAGTAAATCGCCTTTAACTGGAAAGACCATACAGGAATTAAGTATTCCACAACGCTATAATGTAGGTATAATGGAAGTTCGGCGTCAGTCATCCTCTTCTCGTCGTCACTTTTTTAAGACGATGAGCCAGGAAATGGCTGCTGCTGATACAGTTATTCAAGAGAATGATATTCTGTATGTATTGGGTGATTTTACGAATGTAGAACATTTTGCCGAAGAAAATACATTAAAGTTGTTGGATACCCATGCAGCGGAAGGTACGGTAGAAGCAAAAAGTGAAGAACTGGAATTTACAGAAATCGGTATTGCTGAAATAGTATTGATGCCTGCCTCCAATCTGGTAAATAAGCCGGTAAAAGATTCAGGTTTCAGGGAAAAATATGGTGTGAATATCTTGGGTATCCAACGCAAGCGCCAGTATATTCTGAAGAATCTAAAAGATGAAAAGATGCATTCGGGAGATGTGCTGTTGGTGCAGGGAACATGGGAGAATATAGCGCGTTTGAGTGAAGATCCCTCCGATTGGGTAGTACTTGGACAACCGCTTGCTGAGGCTGCTAAAGTAACATTGAATCATAAAGCACCTGTTGCTGCCATAATCATGTTGGGAATGGTGGTAATGATGATGTTCGACTTCATCCCTATTGCTCCGGTAACGGCAGTAATGATTGCAGGTCTGCTGATGGTGCTCACCGGCTGCTTCCGGAATGTAGAAGCAGCATATAAAACCATTAATTGGGAAAGTATCGTATTGATTGCCGCAATGATGCCCATGTCACTGGCATTGGAAAAGACCGGAGCATCCAATTTGGTATCTCAATCATTAGTCAACGGATTAGGTAGTTACGGACCTTATATATTGTTGGCGGGTATCTATTTCACCACTTCGCTGATGACTATGTTTATTAGTAATACGGCTACGGCGGTACTTTTGGCTCCGATTGCCCTCCAGGCCGCCATACAGTTGGATTTGAGTCCATATCCATTCCTGTTTGCCGTAACCGTGGCAGCCAGCATGTGTTTTGCTTCTCCGTTTTCTACTCCGCCCAACGCGTTGGTGATGCCTGCGGGACGTTATACATTCATGGATTATGTTAAAGTTGGTTTGCCTTTACAGATAATTATGGGAATTGTGATGATCTTTATGCTTCCGTTATTGTTCCCGTTTTAA